A window of Rufibacter sp. LB8 contains these coding sequences:
- the mgrA gene encoding L-glyceraldehyde 3-phosphate reductase, which yields MPYTPSPARYSTMDYRRCGNSGLKLPALSLGLWHNFGHVDVLENSRQILREAFDAGVTHFDLANNYGPPPGSAEENFGKILKEDFGNYRDEVIISTKAGYKMWEGPYNDWGSKKYLVASLDASLQRMGLDYVDIFYHHRPDPDTPLEETMGALDLLVRQGKALYVGISNYETPEARRAIQLLKELGTPCLIHQPKYSMFVRWVEESLLDLLEEKGVGCIPFSPLAQGLLTNKYLKGIPENSRVAKPHGFLKEEDLTEGRLQQIRQLNDLAQNREQSLAQMALAWLLKDPRVTSVLIGASSPAQLADSLKCMQNTTFSPDELTQIEQVLAQK from the coding sequence ATGCCTTATACTCCTTCCCCCGCCCGTTACAGCACCATGGACTACCGCCGGTGCGGCAACAGCGGTCTTAAATTACCGGCACTTTCGCTGGGCTTGTGGCACAACTTCGGGCACGTAGATGTGCTGGAGAATTCCCGCCAGATTCTGCGTGAAGCCTTTGACGCGGGCGTGACCCATTTTGACCTGGCCAACAATTACGGTCCGCCACCTGGCTCCGCCGAGGAAAACTTCGGAAAAATTCTGAAGGAGGATTTTGGAAACTATCGCGATGAGGTGATCATTTCTACCAAGGCCGGCTACAAGATGTGGGAAGGGCCTTACAATGACTGGGGCTCCAAGAAATACCTGGTCGCCAGCCTGGACGCCAGCCTACAGCGCATGGGTCTGGATTACGTAGACATTTTTTACCACCACCGGCCAGACCCCGACACGCCGCTGGAAGAAACCATGGGCGCCCTGGATTTACTCGTTCGGCAGGGAAAAGCGCTGTACGTGGGCATCTCCAATTATGAAACGCCCGAGGCCCGCCGCGCCATTCAACTTCTCAAGGAATTGGGTACGCCGTGCCTGATTCATCAGCCCAAATACTCCATGTTTGTGCGGTGGGTAGAGGAAAGCCTGCTAGATTTGCTGGAGGAGAAGGGCGTGGGCTGCATTCCGTTTTCGCCGCTGGCGCAAGGTTTATTGACCAACAAGTATTTGAAAGGAATTCCGGAAAACTCCCGCGTGGCCAAACCGCACGGATTTTTGAAAGAAGAAGACCTCACCGAAGGCCGTCTGCAGCAGATCCGGCAGTTGAATGACCTGGCGCAAAACCGAGAGCAGTCGTTGGCGCAGATGGCCTTGGCCTGGCTGCTGAAAGACCCGCGCGTGACCTCGGTACTGATTGGGGCCAGCTCGCCGGCTCAGTTGGCAGATTCGCTCAAGTGCATGCAGAACACCACCTTCAGCCCAGATGAATTAACGCAGATTGAACAGGTGCTGGCGCAGAAGTAA